Proteins encoded in a region of the Halostella limicola genome:
- a CDS encoding biotin transporter BioY translates to MSTDTDSVDLVDDLTVGYIAQAALIAAFVGAGAYVSFPIPFSTVPVTLQVLGVFLAGIVLGPVWGVVSLLLYLTVGAIGVPVFAGGGAGLGTLFGPTAGYLWSYPIAAGLIGAVVHRGTDLRDPADASLPVLVGALVAGTVVIYALGVAGLVAIAGYGIEGAVSAGALVFVPGEVLKIVVAAAVAKSGALPTR, encoded by the coding sequence ATGAGCACTGACACCGATTCGGTCGACCTGGTCGACGACCTCACGGTGGGGTACATCGCGCAGGCGGCGCTGATCGCCGCGTTCGTCGGCGCGGGGGCGTACGTCTCGTTCCCGATACCGTTCTCGACGGTCCCGGTGACGCTGCAGGTGCTCGGCGTCTTCCTCGCCGGCATCGTGCTGGGGCCGGTGTGGGGCGTCGTCTCCCTGCTGCTGTACCTGACCGTCGGGGCGATCGGCGTTCCCGTGTTCGCCGGCGGCGGCGCGGGGCTGGGGACGCTGTTCGGGCCGACGGCCGGGTACCTCTGGTCGTACCCGATCGCGGCCGGCCTCATCGGCGCGGTCGTCCACCGCGGCACCGACCTGCGCGACCCCGCAGACGCCTCGCTGCCGGTGCTGGTCGGCGCGCTGGTCGCCGGCACGGTGGTCATCTACGCGCTCGGCGTCGCCGGTCTCGTCGCTATCGCCGGCTACGGGATCGAGGGCGCCGTCAGCGCCGGCGCGCTGGTGTTCGTCCCCGGCGAGGTCCTGAAGATCGTGGTCGCGGCGGCGGTCGCCAAAAGCGGCGCGCTGCCGACGCGATGA
- a CDS encoding conditioned medium-induced protein 4 produces MDEKTEELRDIFMDVTDEDTVTESQEETRGSLTDQGEGRRERLESVVDSMRERYAFGTDLSDDDLCDLVELFYDEASDADIARELDASRKTVFRARMDLHLVRERDRDAPFDLDDFRGRLTDDPATSDLADEFDVSESTVRRYRRVVEAQTESRQANDRYRDEFDSILADSDLATRMTEDVQEDGLDDATEGMETNVDF; encoded by the coding sequence ATGGACGAAAAGACGGAGGAGCTCCGCGACATCTTCATGGACGTCACCGACGAGGACACGGTGACCGAGTCCCAGGAGGAGACCCGGGGGTCGCTCACCGACCAGGGGGAGGGGCGGCGCGAGCGCCTGGAGAGCGTCGTCGACAGCATGCGCGAGCGCTACGCGTTCGGCACCGACCTCTCCGACGACGACCTCTGTGACCTCGTCGAGCTCTTCTACGACGAGGCCAGCGACGCCGACATCGCCCGCGAACTGGACGCCTCGCGCAAGACGGTCTTCCGCGCCCGGATGGACCTGCATCTCGTCCGCGAGCGCGACCGCGACGCCCCGTTCGACCTGGACGACTTCCGGGGGCGACTCACAGACGACCCCGCCACGAGCGACCTCGCGGACGAGTTCGACGTCAGCGAGTCGACGGTCCGGCGCTACCGCCGCGTCGTCGAGGCCCAGACCGAGTCCCGGCAGGCCAACGACCGCTACCGCGACGAGTTCGACAGCATCCTCGCCGACAGCGACCTCGCGACCCGCATGACGGAGGACGTTCAGGAGGACGGCCTCGACGACGCGACCGAGGGGATGGAGACGAACGTGGACTTCTAG
- the hemC gene encoding hydroxymethylbilane synthase, whose translation MSKNGTIRLATRGSDLAMRQAATVKSALSDRRLDAELVEVETEGDRVSDELIHRLGKTGAFVRALDEQIVEGEVDAAVHSMKDMPTEQPDGLIVAGVPERAAPGDALVTPDGRRLEELPEGATVGTSSLRRGAQIRNARSDLTVEPLRGNVDTRIEKLLAPSLQREHEERTEEEKERKGNAGNDDYQFPYEQGVEEWFNDLSEIERRALEREVEVEYDAIVLAEAGLERSGLAHHVEYQRLPTDEFVPAPGQGALAVTALDGDVAEDLHTVLDHPRTRVETTVERSVLSELGGGCVAPIGVHAVIQGEYVHTAVQVFDREGEESVTATRDLPVQDHARAAREFARDLADRGAADLIAAARRESEEETEAKREIQEE comes from the coding sequence ATGAGCAAGAACGGGACGATCCGCCTGGCAACGCGGGGCTCCGACCTCGCGATGCGGCAGGCGGCGACGGTGAAGTCGGCGCTTTCGGACCGCCGGCTCGACGCGGAACTGGTGGAGGTGGAGACCGAGGGCGACAGGGTGAGCGACGAGCTCATCCACCGACTCGGCAAGACCGGCGCGTTCGTCCGGGCGCTGGACGAGCAGATCGTCGAGGGCGAGGTCGACGCCGCCGTCCACTCGATGAAGGACATGCCGACCGAGCAGCCGGACGGCCTGATCGTCGCCGGCGTCCCCGAGCGCGCGGCGCCGGGCGACGCGCTGGTGACGCCGGACGGCCGGCGGCTGGAGGAACTGCCCGAGGGCGCGACCGTCGGCACGTCCAGCCTCCGCCGCGGGGCGCAGATCCGCAACGCCCGGTCGGACCTGACGGTCGAACCCCTGCGAGGCAACGTCGACACCCGGATAGAGAAACTGCTCGCGCCGAGCCTCCAGCGCGAACACGAGGAGCGGACGGAGGAGGAGAAGGAACGCAAGGGCAACGCCGGAAACGACGACTACCAGTTCCCGTACGAACAGGGAGTCGAGGAGTGGTTCAACGACCTCTCCGAGATCGAGCGCCGCGCGCTGGAGCGCGAGGTCGAGGTCGAGTACGACGCCATCGTCCTCGCCGAGGCCGGCCTCGAACGTAGCGGTCTAGCCCACCACGTCGAGTACCAGCGGCTGCCGACCGACGAGTTCGTCCCCGCGCCCGGCCAGGGCGCGCTCGCGGTCACGGCGCTGGACGGCGACGTCGCCGAGGACCTCCACACGGTGCTCGACCACCCGCGGACCCGCGTCGAGACGACGGTCGAGCGCTCCGTCCTCTCGGAGCTGGGCGGCGGCTGCGTCGCCCCGATCGGCGTCCACGCCGTCATCCAGGGCGAGTACGTCCACACCGCCGTGCAGGTGTTCGACCGCGAGGGCGAGGAGAGCGTGACGGCGACCCGCGACCTGCCGGTGCAGGACCACGCCCGCGCCGCGCGGGAGTTCGCCCGCGATCTGGCCGACCGCGGCGCGGCCGACCTGATCGCCGCGGCGCGCCGGGAGAGCGAGGAGGAGACCGAGGCGAAGCGGGAGATCCAGGAGGAATGA
- a CDS encoding energy-coupling factor transporter transmembrane component T family protein — protein MVTYEPGSSLAHGFDPRAKLAFQIGIAAAAFSRGSLRGLAAVALVALAALAAARLSPVRALVAFRFPLLLLALSPAIAAVRLGPPWVDPAAAAEAAFASARVVPVLLVSAAYVRTTPVRESRAALQRVVPGKAGRVLGAGTAITVRFFPVLLADLRRIREAMAARLGEERPLRDRMRIVATAGVARAFTRADRLSLALRARCFAWNPTLPALRFRRRDAALCLVAGALALSPLI, from the coding sequence ATGGTGACCTACGAGCCCGGCTCGTCGCTCGCCCACGGGTTCGATCCGCGGGCGAAGCTCGCCTTCCAGATCGGGATCGCCGCGGCGGCGTTCAGTCGAGGGTCGCTCCGCGGGCTCGCCGCGGTGGCGCTCGTCGCGCTGGCGGCGCTCGCGGCGGCGCGGCTCTCGCCGGTGCGCGCGCTGGTCGCCTTCCGCTTCCCGCTCCTGCTGCTGGCACTCTCGCCCGCGATCGCGGCGGTCCGTCTCGGCCCGCCGTGGGTCGACCCGGCGGCGGCCGCCGAGGCGGCGTTCGCGAGCGCCCGCGTCGTCCCGGTCCTGCTCGTCAGCGCCGCCTACGTTCGCACGACGCCGGTCCGGGAGTCCCGGGCGGCGCTCCAGCGCGTCGTCCCCGGCAAGGCGGGACGGGTGCTGGGCGCGGGGACGGCGATCACCGTTCGCTTTTTCCCCGTCCTGCTCGCGGACCTGCGGCGGATCCGGGAGGCGATGGCCGCACGTCTCGGCGAGGAGCGCCCGCTGCGCGACCGGATGCGGATCGTCGCGACCGCGGGCGTGGCGCGGGCGTTCACCCGCGCCGACCGGCTCTCGCTGGCGCTCCGGGCCCGGTGTTTCGCCTGGAACCCGACGCTGCCCGCGCTCCGGTTCCGCCGGCGGGACGCCGCCCTCTGTCTGGTCGCCGGGGCACTGGCCCTTTCTCCACTGATATAA
- a CDS encoding energy-coupling factor ABC transporter ATP-binding protein, producing MIAVRDLIHRYGAETAVDGVSLTIDGGEFVVLAGANGSGKTTLVRHFNGLLTPDEGEVLVDGVPAEADLVAARTRVAMVFQNPRDCFVAATVGADVAFGPENLGLDRAAIDRRVADALAAVDMDGRGDDRIDELSGGEQERVAVAGALAMAPDHLVLDEPFTGLDEPARTSLLERLDALHAEGTSVVVVTHDLRDVRSLADRVVALADGRVVVDAAPDEAAAELSAHGVRVPW from the coding sequence ATGATCGCGGTTCGGGACCTGATCCACCGTTACGGCGCCGAGACGGCGGTCGACGGCGTCTCGCTGACGATCGACGGCGGCGAGTTCGTCGTGCTCGCCGGCGCGAACGGGAGCGGGAAGACGACGCTGGTGCGGCACTTCAACGGCCTGCTGACGCCCGACGAGGGCGAGGTACTGGTCGACGGCGTGCCAGCGGAAGCGGACCTCGTCGCCGCGCGCACCCGCGTGGCAATGGTGTTTCAGAACCCGCGGGACTGCTTCGTCGCGGCGACCGTGGGCGCGGACGTGGCCTTCGGCCCGGAGAACCTCGGGCTGGATCGTGCGGCGATCGACCGCCGGGTCGCGGACGCCCTGGCCGCGGTCGACATGGACGGCCGCGGGGACGACCGCATCGACGAACTCTCCGGCGGCGAGCAGGAACGGGTCGCCGTCGCGGGGGCGCTGGCGATGGCGCCCGACCACCTCGTGTTGGACGAGCCGTTCACCGGGCTGGACGAGCCGGCCAGGACCTCGCTGCTGGAGCGTCTGGACGCGCTCCACGCCGAGGGGACGAGCGTCGTCGTCGTCACGCACGACCTGCGGGACGTGCGATCGCTGGCGGACCGCGTGGTCGCGCTGGCGGACGGCCGGGTGGTCGTCGACGCCGCCCCGGACGAGGCCGCCGCCGAACTGTCCGCACACGGCGTCCGCGTGCCATGGTGA